Proteins encoded within one genomic window of Companilactobacillus zhachilii:
- the pknB gene encoding Stk1 family PASTA domain-containing Ser/Thr kinase — MEKGYLVGGRYEILGTLGEGGMANVYLANDTLLNRKVAVKALRYDLQDDESVKRRFGREAKATSGLSNPNIVNVLDVGNDNGVQYIVIEYVDGPNLKKYIRTHFPISYREVVDIMKQICMAVADAHEHGIIHRDLKPENILVDEKKDPIQVKVSDFGIALALSERSITRTNSLLGSVHYMSPEQIKGRSATVLSDIYALGIILFELLTKHVPFTGDTAVTVALKHSKEEMPDLKKIDPNIPQPLENAVLKATAKDPDQRYQSVREMCDDLNTCLMPERADEPKFIPTPIDNLEETRVMEPLDEAVDKTKTPEKKPPKMSRKKKLILIASMVPLVLILFIIAMVIKSNQETTVPDLYNLTVKQANVMLKSSNLSVGDVSKENDDDVDAGHVIKSIPAKGLKLKNGAYVNLVVSLGATYYKMPKLIGKEYEDVEDNLKRRGFKVKIDYKATNQYEAGTIIKQSIPSGKKVVTKNKSLTLTVAKVKAVKPKVVKVRDLTGYNLKSIQDYASEAGLTLSTSYQYSDEIEEGLLISQTPTANSTISQGGTLSVVISKGADPDKSSSDKENNDSDSNSSSSSGTSTVTKEITIPYDSSSSNNNVSIYISDATHSINNVYKTMTITGETPVTLSFNLKDGQTGSYIVERNNKTVLGGSVNG, encoded by the coding sequence ATGGAGAAAGGTTACCTAGTAGGCGGTCGTTATGAGATCCTAGGTACACTTGGTGAAGGCGGAATGGCCAATGTATATTTGGCCAATGACACACTTTTAAACCGGAAAGTAGCTGTAAAAGCTTTGCGGTATGATCTTCAAGATGATGAATCTGTCAAAAGGAGATTTGGGCGTGAAGCCAAGGCAACTAGTGGTCTCTCCAATCCCAATATCGTGAATGTTTTGGATGTTGGAAATGATAACGGCGTACAATACATCGTCATTGAATATGTTGATGGTCCGAATTTAAAGAAATATATTCGGACCCATTTTCCAATTTCCTATCGTGAAGTTGTCGATATTATGAAACAAATTTGTATGGCGGTTGCAGATGCTCATGAACATGGAATTATTCACCGTGATTTGAAGCCGGAGAATATTTTGGTTGATGAGAAAAAAGACCCCATCCAAGTAAAAGTTTCAGATTTTGGGATTGCTTTAGCATTAAGTGAACGTTCAATTACACGAACTAATTCGTTGTTAGGCTCAGTGCACTACATGTCACCCGAGCAAATTAAGGGACGTTCAGCAACCGTTTTGTCTGATATTTATGCGTTAGGTATTATTTTATTTGAATTATTAACCAAACATGTTCCTTTTACTGGCGATACAGCAGTAACAGTAGCATTGAAACATTCCAAAGAGGAAATGCCTGACCTTAAAAAGATTGATCCAAACATTCCTCAGCCATTGGAAAATGCAGTTTTAAAGGCAACAGCTAAAGATCCAGATCAACGGTATCAATCCGTTCGAGAGATGTGTGACGATCTGAATACTTGTTTGATGCCCGAACGTGCTGATGAACCTAAATTTATCCCGACGCCAATCGATAATTTAGAAGAAACAAGAGTTATGGAACCACTCGATGAGGCAGTTGATAAAACTAAGACGCCTGAAAAGAAGCCACCAAAGATGAGTCGAAAGAAAAAACTTATCTTGATTGCTTCGATGGTTCCCTTAGTTTTGATTTTATTTATCATTGCAATGGTAATTAAGAGTAACCAAGAGACAACTGTGCCCGATTTGTACAATTTGACCGTTAAACAAGCAAATGTGATGTTAAAGAGTTCAAATTTGTCGGTCGGGGATGTTTCGAAAGAAAACGATGATGACGTTGATGCAGGACATGTGATCAAATCAATTCCTGCTAAAGGTCTAAAATTAAAAAATGGTGCGTATGTTAACTTAGTTGTTAGCTTGGGTGCAACATACTACAAGATGCCAAAGTTAATTGGTAAAGAATATGAAGATGTGGAAGATAATTTGAAGCGTCGTGGTTTTAAAGTGAAAATTGACTATAAAGCCACTAACCAGTATGAAGCTGGGACCATTATTAAACAGAGTATTCCTAGTGGTAAAAAAGTTGTTACAAAGAATAAATCTTTAACTTTAACAGTTGCCAAAGTTAAAGCTGTTAAGCCAAAAGTTGTGAAAGTCCGTGATTTAACTGGTTATAATTTGAAGAGTATTCAAGATTATGCTAGTGAAGCAGGATTAACTTTGAGTACGTCTTATCAATATTCTGATGAGATTGAAGAAGGCCTTTTGATTAGTCAAACACCAACTGCTAATAGTACAATTAGTCAAGGCGGCACATTGTCAGTTGTAATTTCTAAAGGTGCTGATCCTGATAAGAGTAGCAGTGATAAGGAAAATAATGATTCCGATAGTAACAGTAGTAGTTCGTCTGGAACAAGCACGGTAACGAAAGAGATCACGATTCCTTATGATTCAAGTAGCAGTAACAATAATGTTTCAATTTATATTTCGGACGCAACACACAGTATTAATAATGTCTATAAGACGATGACCATTACCGGTGAAACGCCAGTGACATTAAGTTTTAATTTAAAAGATGGACAGACTGGATCGTATATCGTCGAGCGTAACAATAAGACTGTGCTCGGTGGGTCAGTCAATGGGTGA
- the rsgA gene encoding ribosome small subunit-dependent GTPase A, producing the protein MERTGRIIKSISGFYDVLDDENDELIRTRARGNFRKRKIKPLVGDKVSFDATGDLGYILEILPRENSLVRPPIANIDQAIVVTSSAEPNFSSNLLDKILINIEHNDIEPLIYLTKADLLDAEKYAELKDILGRYRNAGYQVFDDQDSYNDTQIANLEATFADKVTVFTGQSGAGKSTLLNHIDTELGLATAAISQTLNRGKHTTRQVSLFDISGGLVADTPGFSSIDLQSVTVEELPTLFPEFREYSAGCQFRGCRHVNEPNCKVKEALAEGEIMQSRYDNYLYFLNEINSYKKRY; encoded by the coding sequence ATGGAACGTACAGGAAGAATCATAAAATCAATTAGTGGTTTTTATGATGTATTAGATGATGAAAATGATGAACTAATCAGAACACGGGCGCGTGGTAATTTTCGCAAACGTAAAATAAAACCATTAGTTGGTGATAAGGTGAGCTTTGATGCGACTGGTGATTTAGGTTATATTTTAGAGATTTTACCGCGTGAAAATAGTTTAGTTCGTCCACCGATTGCAAATATTGACCAAGCAATTGTAGTGACTTCATCAGCTGAACCAAATTTTTCGAGCAACTTATTGGATAAGATTTTGATTAATATCGAGCATAACGATATCGAACCATTAATTTATCTAACTAAGGCTGATTTATTAGACGCTGAAAAATATGCTGAATTGAAAGATATTTTGGGCAGATACCGTAACGCTGGCTATCAAGTTTTTGATGATCAGGACAGTTATAACGATACACAGATTGCAAATTTAGAAGCGACATTTGCGGATAAGGTGACAGTTTTCACAGGCCAATCAGGTGCTGGTAAATCAACACTTTTGAATCATATTGATACTGAATTGGGCCTAGCAACAGCAGCTATTTCGCAGACCTTGAATCGTGGTAAGCATACAACGCGTCAAGTATCGTTATTTGATATTTCAGGTGGATTGGTAGCTGATACACCGGGATTTTCATCAATTGATCTGCAGAGCGTAACGGTAGAAGAACTACCAACTTTATTTCCAGAGTTTCGTGAATATAGTGCTGGCTGCCAATTTCGTGGTTGTCGTCATGTTAATGAACCAAACTGTAAAGTTAAAGAGGCTTTGGCAGAGGGTGAAATAATGCAAAGTCGCTATGATAATTATTTGTACTTTTTGAACGAAATTAATTCGTATAAAAAAAGATATTGA
- the rpe gene encoding ribulose-phosphate 3-epimerase, which translates to MTVKIAPSILSADIMNLERDVRAADQAGADVFHIDMMDGNFVPNMSFSPAVVAGMRRVTDKPLDIHMMMENPDAYVKPVIDAGASTVLIHAESTQHIYRSIELVKSYGAKAGVVVNPGTPLETVKELFPIIDRILVMTVNPGFGGQTFIPGMTKKIQRLDQLRQTAADDNFDIEVDGGVNNETIAQCAKAGADIFVAGSYLFNGQDGLEDRIDGLRATALEAKQ; encoded by the coding sequence ATGACAGTAAAGATTGCACCATCAATTTTGTCTGCAGATATTATGAACCTAGAACGTGACGTGAGAGCCGCTGACCAAGCTGGTGCCGATGTTTTTCATATTGATATGATGGATGGTAACTTTGTCCCTAATATGTCTTTTAGTCCCGCTGTTGTGGCAGGGATGCGTCGTGTCACTGACAAACCATTAGATATTCATATGATGATGGAAAATCCTGATGCTTACGTAAAACCAGTTATTGACGCCGGGGCAAGTACTGTTTTGATTCACGCTGAAAGTACACAACACATTTACCGTTCTATCGAATTGGTAAAAAGCTACGGAGCTAAAGCTGGGGTTGTCGTTAACCCGGGTACACCACTGGAAACCGTTAAAGAGTTATTCCCAATCATTGATCGAATTTTGGTTATGACAGTTAACCCTGGATTTGGTGGACAAACATTTATTCCGGGAATGACAAAGAAGATTCAAAGATTGGATCAACTTCGCCAAACAGCTGCTGATGATAACTTTGATATCGAGGTAGACGGTGGTGTTAACAACGAAACCATCGCTCAATGTGCAAAAGCAGGTGCTGATATTTTTGTTGCGGGTTCATATTTATTCAACGGACAAGATGGTCTTGAAGATCGGATTGATGGCTTACGAGCAACTGCTTTGGAAGCTAAGCAATAA
- a CDS encoding thiamine diphosphokinase: protein MKRVNILLGGPQSEYPDELSKSIKGIPGPWVGADRGSLHLMANGIIPEIAIGDFDSISKKEQKLLEDNVPVFEKFPPEKDDTDSELCLLAAREKFNAQEYYVYGATGGRIDHFLVNLFLPFDPRFIDFYDKLYYKSATNTIRFFRPGRYSIFHENGMKYVAFVNLGPVTHLNLIDSKYKLKDFNANHPISWASNEFVGETIDFSFESGIVAVIQSRDKN from the coding sequence ATGAAACGAGTAAATATTCTTTTAGGCGGACCACAAAGTGAATATCCAGATGAATTGAGTAAAAGTATTAAGGGAATTCCTGGCCCATGGGTTGGGGCTGATCGAGGTAGTTTACATTTGATGGCAAATGGAATTATTCCAGAAATTGCCATTGGTGATTTTGACTCTATCAGTAAAAAGGAGCAAAAACTGTTAGAAGATAATGTACCAGTTTTTGAAAAATTCCCACCTGAAAAGGATGATACTGACTCAGAGCTATGCTTATTAGCTGCTCGTGAAAAGTTTAATGCGCAAGAATATTATGTTTACGGAGCAACTGGAGGAAGAATTGATCACTTTTTAGTGAACCTCTTTTTGCCATTCGATCCACGATTCATTGATTTTTATGATAAGTTGTATTACAAATCAGCAACGAATACGATTCGTTTTTTTAGACCAGGCAGATATTCAATTTTCCATGAAAATGGTATGAAGTATGTTGCTTTTGTTAACTTAGGACCAGTTACACATTTGAATTTAATTGATTCTAAATACAAACTAAAAGATTTCAATGCCAATCATCCGATTAGCTGGGCAAGTAATGAATTTGTTGGTGAAACGATTGATTTTAGTTTTGAGAGTGGAATTGTTGCTGTGATTCAAAGCCGCGACAAAAACTAG
- a CDS encoding MetQ/NlpA family ABC transporter substrate-binding protein, with translation MRKGKELLITTVLFLSLILLVGCGKSAKANTNNTITIGSQGSDLNIWEHIAKSSQAKKLGLKIKTKEITDGAQLNTATSQGQVDVNAFQSWSYYEAYNKQNPKGKLAALGTTYLEPLGIYSKKYKSVKDIPDGTTIAIANNPANTSRGLLLLQAAGLITLKKGFNALSNTNDIEANPKDLKFKEIDDTTSPRVLNDVPVVLISNTVALEGGLHVLTDSIYHEKVDQSTKDNVNILATAAKNKNNANYQKLVKLYHNKEIQAYIKKKYYGTKIEVNKPLTYLENK, from the coding sequence ATGAGAAAAGGAAAAGAGTTATTAATTACCACGGTATTGTTTTTATCACTCATCCTGTTAGTTGGATGTGGCAAAAGTGCTAAAGCAAATACCAATAATACCATTACGATTGGTTCACAAGGATCTGATTTAAATATCTGGGAACATATTGCCAAAAGTTCGCAAGCTAAAAAGTTAGGTTTGAAAATCAAGACCAAAGAAATTACCGATGGGGCTCAATTGAATACTGCCACTAGTCAAGGGCAAGTCGATGTCAATGCTTTCCAGTCTTGGTCATACTACGAAGCTTATAATAAGCAAAATCCTAAAGGTAAACTAGCTGCTTTAGGTACGACCTACTTGGAACCTTTGGGAATTTATTCAAAGAAATATAAGAGCGTCAAAGATATTCCCGATGGAACGACCATAGCAATTGCTAATAATCCAGCTAATACTTCACGAGGATTGTTACTATTGCAAGCAGCCGGCTTAATCACTTTGAAGAAAGGTTTCAATGCTTTAAGCAATACTAATGACATTGAAGCTAATCCAAAAGATTTGAAATTCAAAGAAATAGACGATACCACTAGTCCTCGTGTTTTAAATGATGTTCCAGTCGTGCTCATTTCCAATACCGTTGCCTTGGAAGGTGGTCTACATGTTTTGACGGACTCGATTTACCACGAAAAAGTTGATCAAAGCACAAAAGACAATGTCAATATCCTAGCAACAGCCGCTAAAAATAAAAATAATGCCAATTATCAAAAATTGGTTAAGCTATACCACAATAAAGAAATTCAAGCTTATATCAAGAAAAAATATTACGGAACAAAAATTGAAGTAAATAAACCATTAACATATTTGGAAAATAAATAA